A region of Paenibacillus thiaminolyticus DNA encodes the following proteins:
- the cobA gene encoding uroporphyrinogen-III C-methyltransferase, producing MSGKVVLVGAGPGEAGLLTVKATEFIRQADVIVYDRLVNPALLKERKPDCELMYVGKEPSHHPIPQAEIEQILVNEARQNKLVIRLKSGDPYVFGRGGEEGETLHAAGIPFEVVPGVTSAIGGLAYAGIPVTHRDCASSFHVITGHLKDGSDPLDWTSLARLDGTLIFLMGITQLPSICANLIQHGRRPDTAAAVVEWASRSRQRTVTGDLTTICAKVADANIGAPGLIVVGDVVKLRDKLNFFEKAPLFRKHILLPRARAGRSELAAQITALGGEVTLYPGIRIEKLIDPALPNAVAAYLPECEEILFTSAEAVPLFIEAMLESGKDIRALSGIRLTAIGKQTKEKLCEYGFAADILVSRRSADLIRQACAGNWRPGTKVLLAGSEKHTAQLAAELGGAAEFAALPLYREVLETERPFDLRKFDAVCFSSSASVEHLLSVLSAEEQDLLRSMKLVSIGPMTSRTIREQGLEVYREAEAAQPDALITLLLEESGEVMPT from the coding sequence ATGAGCGGCAAGGTGGTTCTTGTAGGGGCCGGACCCGGCGAAGCCGGCCTGTTAACCGTGAAAGCAACGGAGTTCATACGGCAGGCGGATGTGATCGTCTACGACCGCCTCGTGAATCCGGCGCTGCTGAAGGAGCGCAAGCCGGACTGCGAGTTGATGTACGTGGGCAAAGAGCCTTCCCACCATCCGATTCCGCAAGCGGAAATCGAGCAAATTCTCGTGAATGAGGCGAGACAGAACAAATTGGTCATTCGCCTAAAAAGCGGCGATCCTTACGTGTTCGGACGCGGAGGGGAGGAAGGCGAGACCCTGCATGCGGCAGGCATTCCCTTCGAAGTCGTCCCCGGCGTCACCTCGGCGATCGGCGGGCTGGCCTATGCCGGCATCCCGGTGACGCACCGGGATTGCGCCTCCAGCTTCCACGTGATCACCGGACACTTGAAGGACGGCAGCGATCCGCTCGATTGGACAAGCTTGGCCCGGCTGGACGGCACCTTGATCTTCCTGATGGGGATAACCCAGCTTCCGTCGATCTGCGCGAACTTAATCCAGCATGGACGCCGCCCCGATACGGCTGCAGCCGTGGTCGAATGGGCATCCCGTTCCCGTCAGCGGACGGTTACGGGAGATCTGACGACAATCTGCGCCAAGGTGGCGGATGCCAACATCGGGGCGCCGGGCTTAATCGTCGTCGGCGATGTGGTGAAGCTGCGGGATAAATTGAACTTTTTCGAGAAAGCGCCGCTGTTCCGGAAGCATATTCTCCTACCGCGCGCGCGTGCCGGGCGAAGCGAACTGGCCGCTCAGATTACGGCCTTGGGCGGAGAGGTGACCCTTTATCCAGGTATTCGGATTGAAAAACTCATTGATCCGGCGCTTCCGAACGCCGTGGCGGCGTACTTGCCAGAGTGCGAAGAAATCCTGTTTACTTCGGCGGAAGCCGTCCCTTTGTTCATCGAGGCGATGTTGGAGTCCGGGAAGGATATCCGCGCGCTGAGCGGGATCCGGCTGACGGCGATTGGCAAGCAGACGAAGGAGAAGCTGTGCGAATACGGATTTGCCGCTGACATCCTCGTGTCGAGACGATCGGCGGACCTCATCCGTCAAGCCTGCGCCGGGAATTGGCGGCCAGGGACGAAGGTGCTGCTCGCCGGAAGCGAGAAGCATACGGCCCAGTTGGCCGCTGAACTGGGCGGAGCAGCCGAGTTCGCTGCTTTGCCGCTGTATCGGGAAGTGTTGGAGACGGAACGGCCGTTTGACTTGCGCAAGTTTGATGCCGTTTGCTTTTCCAGTTCCGCTTCGGTAGAGCATCTGCTCTCCGTATTGAGCGCGGAAGAACAAGACTTGCTCCGCTCGATGAAATTGGTGTCCATCGGCCCGATGACGAGCCGGACGATACGCGAGCAGGGCCTGGAGGTCTATCGCGAGGCGGAAGCGGCGCAGCCGGATGCGCTGATT
- the cobK gene encoding precorrin-6A reductase, whose amino-acid sequence MILIFGGTSDSLDICDWLHARGHEYIVSVATEYGEQLAKQHAEQVICQRLDEAGMCRVMREKAVSLIIDATHPFAVEVSANAMNAAGSMNIPYVRYERSSGEADHLHLVRDIDEACRAAAALGDRIFLTTGSKNLPEYVAKLPGKHVIARVLPVADVIVACEQLGLLADQIIAMKGPFSRALNTELFRQTGAEVMITKESGPKGGFAEKIAACQDLGIPCVVIRRPPLQYQNVITDIGELAQYTIYMK is encoded by the coding sequence ATGATTCTGATATTCGGCGGAACCTCGGATAGTCTCGATATTTGCGATTGGCTGCATGCCCGCGGGCATGAATATATCGTGTCCGTGGCCACCGAATATGGGGAACAACTGGCGAAGCAGCATGCCGAGCAGGTCATCTGCCAGCGGCTGGATGAAGCCGGCATGTGCCGGGTGATGCGCGAGAAGGCGGTCTCCCTGATCATCGACGCGACCCATCCGTTCGCGGTGGAAGTATCCGCGAATGCGATGAACGCCGCTGGCAGCATGAATATACCTTATGTTCGCTATGAGAGGTCATCCGGTGAGGCCGACCATCTTCATCTCGTCCGCGACATTGATGAAGCATGCCGCGCCGCAGCGGCGTTGGGCGACCGGATTTTCCTGACGACCGGGAGCAAAAACTTGCCGGAATATGTGGCCAAGCTCCCCGGCAAGCATGTCATCGCGAGAGTGCTGCCTGTGGCGGACGTCATCGTGGCTTGCGAACAGCTCGGTCTGCTGGCCGACCAGATTATCGCGATGAAGGGACCGTTCTCCCGAGCATTGAATACAGAGCTTTTTCGTCAGACCGGCGCGGAAGTGATGATTACGAAGGAAAGCGGGCCGAAGGGCGGCTTTGCCGAGAAAATCGCCGCTTGCCAGGATCTCGGCATTCCTTGCGTCGTCATTCGGCGGCCGCCGCTGCAATATCAGAATGTCATTACAGACATCGGCGAGCTTGCACAATACACAATTTATATGAAATAA
- the cobJ gene encoding precorrin-3B C(17)-methyltransferase yields the protein MIYVVGIGPGERDMMTGEALAAIQKADVIVGYITYIRLIEELIQGKEVVKTGMRKEIDRCQEAVDIAKTGKTVAVVSSGDAGIYGMAGLILEIVDKEQAPIEVEIVAGVTASIGAAARLGAPLMHDFCHISLSDLMTPWEVIEKRVKLAAEADFVVCFYNPRSKGRANHLKHALELMMDYKSPSTPVGIVKDVGRKEERQILTTMADIDYEEVDMTTMVIVGNKETYVSHGRMITPRGYTL from the coding sequence ATGATTTATGTGGTAGGAATTGGGCCGGGCGAGAGAGATATGATGACCGGAGAGGCGCTCGCCGCCATTCAAAAAGCGGATGTGATCGTGGGCTACATCACGTATATCCGGCTGATCGAAGAGCTGATCCAGGGGAAAGAAGTCGTGAAAACGGGAATGCGGAAGGAAATCGACCGCTGCCAGGAAGCCGTCGATATTGCGAAGACCGGCAAGACGGTGGCGGTCGTATCGAGCGGAGATGCCGGGATTTACGGCATGGCCGGCCTCATTCTCGAGATTGTTGACAAAGAGCAAGCACCGATAGAAGTCGAGATCGTGGCTGGCGTCACGGCGAGCATCGGCGCGGCGGCAAGACTGGGAGCGCCCCTGATGCATGATTTTTGCCATATCAGCTTGAGCGATCTGATGACGCCTTGGGAGGTCATCGAGAAGCGGGTGAAGCTGGCGGCGGAAGCCGATTTTGTCGTCTGCTTCTACAATCCGAGAAGCAAGGGCCGGGCGAATCATCTCAAGCATGCCCTGGAATTGATGATGGACTATAAATCGCCTTCCACTCCGGTCGGCATCGTGAAGGACGTCGGCCGCAAGGAAGAACGACAAATACTGACGACGATGGCGGACATCGACTATGAAGAGGTGGATATGACGACGATGGTGATCGTCGGCAACAAGGAAACCTATGTCTCCCATGGCCGCATGATCACGCCGCGGGGTTATACGCTATGA
- a CDS encoding cobalt-precorrin 5A hydrolase, with the protein MSTDNNTAIIAVTAIGKALAASIKKVLAADCYVPAKLQSEGFAALQPDFATGMRRLFQQYDALVCIMATGIAVRTLAPVISDKLYDPAVVVMDEKALHAISLLSGHVGGANELARKLADLTGAAPVITTATDVQQVAALDMIVPSVPGWIPDYRENCKRINGLLAAGKIVCLYEEVPVEIDRRGFTPVTNPHELPEQAEALVWGTHRYRLPELNVHTVKLVPQTRVLGVGCRKHTEPEQMMQAFTEFCNQYDTDPHSFAVMASIDVKQDEPAIKQLAEQWNCPFITFTADQLREVEGKYPVSEFVRQTVQVGSVALSAADLASGGRVLTPRFAVNGITMAMGDRTTRSDGVKA; encoded by the coding sequence ATGAGTACAGATAACAACACGGCCATTATTGCAGTCACGGCGATTGGTAAAGCGCTTGCCGCCTCCATCAAGAAGGTGCTGGCGGCCGATTGCTATGTGCCCGCGAAGCTGCAATCTGAAGGGTTTGCTGCCCTTCAACCGGATTTCGCGACGGGGATGCGCCGCCTTTTCCAGCAGTATGATGCGCTGGTCTGCATTATGGCGACAGGGATTGCCGTTCGGACGCTGGCTCCCGTCATCTCGGACAAGCTGTATGATCCGGCGGTGGTCGTGATGGATGAGAAAGCACTTCACGCCATCAGCCTATTGTCCGGACATGTGGGCGGGGCCAATGAATTGGCCCGCAAGCTGGCGGATCTGACGGGAGCGGCCCCCGTAATTACGACGGCCACGGATGTTCAGCAGGTGGCGGCGCTCGATATGATCGTGCCGTCCGTGCCGGGATGGATCCCGGATTATCGCGAGAACTGCAAGCGAATCAACGGGCTGCTGGCCGCCGGGAAAATCGTATGCCTGTACGAGGAAGTGCCGGTTGAGATCGATCGGCGGGGCTTCACGCCGGTCACGAATCCGCATGAGCTTCCGGAACAGGCCGAAGCCCTGGTGTGGGGCACGCACCGGTACCGCCTGCCGGAATTGAATGTGCACACGGTGAAGCTGGTACCGCAGACTCGCGTGCTTGGGGTCGGGTGCCGCAAGCACACGGAGCCTGAACAGATGATGCAGGCGTTTACTGAATTTTGCAATCAGTATGATACCGATCCGCATTCCTTTGCGGTCATGGCCAGTATCGATGTCAAACAGGATGAACCGGCGATCAAGCAATTGGCAGAGCAATGGAACTGCCCCTTCATCACGTTCACGGCCGATCAACTGCGTGAAGTGGAAGGCAAATATCCGGTATCCGAGTTCGTCAGACAGACCGTGCAAGTAGGCAGCGTCGCGTTATCCGCGGCCGATCTGGCCAGCGGGGGCCGGGTGCTGACGCCAAGATTCGCCGTCAATGGGATCACGATGGCGATGGGAGATAGAACGACACGAAGCGATGGGGTGAAGGCATGA
- a CDS encoding cobalt-precorrin-4 methyltransferase — translation MTKVHFVGAGPGHKELITLRGYNLLKEADVVIYAGSLVNPDLLEYCKEGCEIYNSAMMDLMEIIDCMEQSVKAGKEVVRLQTGDFSIYGSIREQIEEMKKRDIEFTCTPGVSSFLGAASQLGVEYTVPEVSQSVIITRMEGRTPVPDRESLRSFAAHRTSMVIFLSVQAVEDVAAELVAGGYPEDTPAAVIYKATWADEKQVTGTLRNIAAKVKEQGITKTALIMVGDFLGETYYYSKLYDKDFSHEYR, via the coding sequence ATGACGAAAGTGCATTTTGTTGGGGCGGGACCCGGACATAAAGAACTGATTACATTGCGAGGGTACAACCTCCTGAAAGAGGCGGATGTCGTCATTTATGCCGGTTCGCTCGTGAACCCGGATCTACTGGAGTACTGCAAGGAAGGCTGTGAAATCTACAACAGCGCCATGATGGATTTGATGGAGATTATCGATTGCATGGAACAAAGCGTGAAGGCCGGGAAGGAAGTTGTTCGTCTCCAGACAGGAGACTTCTCGATCTACGGGTCGATCCGGGAACAAATCGAGGAAATGAAAAAGCGGGATATCGAGTTCACCTGCACGCCTGGGGTAAGTTCATTCCTCGGGGCCGCCTCGCAGCTTGGCGTCGAGTATACCGTGCCGGAAGTGAGCCAAAGCGTGATTATTACGCGCATGGAAGGCAGAACGCCGGTTCCGGACAGAGAGTCGCTGCGCTCCTTCGCCGCGCACCGTACTTCGATGGTTATCTTCCTGTCGGTGCAAGCGGTCGAGGACGTGGCGGCAGAGCTGGTGGCAGGCGGATATCCGGAGGATACGCCGGCGGCCGTCATCTACAAAGCGACCTGGGCGGATGAAAAGCAAGTAACCGGAACCCTGCGGAATATTGCGGCCAAAGTCAAGGAACAGGGCATTACGAAAACGGCGTTGATTATGGTCGGGGATTTTCTGGGCGAGACCTATTATTACTCCAAGCTGTACGACAAGGATTTCTCGCATGAGTACAGATAA
- a CDS encoding decarboxylating cobalt-precorrin-6B (C(15))-methyltransferase yields MKDEAFIRGKTPMTKAEVRAVSIDKLALDETSRHVLDVGAGTGSVALQVAKMFPHVAVTAIERNEEALALIEQNRRQFGLDNVEIVAAEAPVRLDNTVFDAIFVGGSGGQLTEIIDWSYALLKPGGQLVLNFILMENALEAAAYLEQGPWQEAEIIQMQVSKWQELGQGHYFKPQNPTFIIACQKERSGTA; encoded by the coding sequence ATGAAGGATGAAGCATTTATTCGCGGCAAGACACCGATGACCAAGGCGGAGGTCCGCGCCGTATCTATTGACAAATTGGCCTTGGACGAGACAAGCCGCCATGTTCTCGACGTTGGAGCCGGAACGGGCAGCGTCGCGCTGCAGGTCGCGAAGATGTTCCCCCATGTGGCGGTAACCGCGATCGAACGGAACGAAGAGGCGCTGGCCCTAATCGAACAGAACCGGCGGCAGTTCGGGCTGGACAATGTGGAGATTGTGGCGGCAGAGGCTCCTGTCCGGCTGGACAATACCGTGTTCGACGCTATTTTTGTCGGCGGGAGCGGGGGGCAATTAACGGAGATTATCGACTGGAGCTATGCCTTGCTGAAGCCAGGCGGCCAGCTTGTGCTCAATTTCATCCTGATGGAAAATGCCCTCGAAGCGGCAGCCTATCTCGAACAAGGACCCTGGCAGGAAGCCGAGATCATTCAAATGCAGGTGTCGAAGTGGCAGGAGCTTGGACAAGGTCATTATTTTAAGCCTCAAAATCCGACCTTCATCATCGCCTGCCAAAAAGAAAGGAGCGGGACAGCATGA
- a CDS encoding cobalt-precorrin-7 (C(5))-methyltransferase has translation MIHIVGIGPGSPELLTGAGAFLIEKADVIVGSKRQLSDIPPDNPAERKLLPSQLAELEAFFRERIGQEIVLLASGDPLMYGIGKWALDRFSQEQLQIVPGISSIQYLCSRCGIAMNDLYITSSHGKQPDFDFLLAHSKVAMVTDSKIGPAEIAEEIMRRKLRKTLIIGENLSYPEERLHRLKPEQVEAHYEMNVVVILDEG, from the coding sequence ATGATTCATATTGTCGGAATTGGCCCGGGCAGTCCGGAGCTGCTGACCGGAGCGGGCGCCTTCCTCATAGAGAAGGCGGACGTGATTGTCGGCTCGAAGCGGCAGCTTAGCGATATCCCGCCGGACAACCCGGCCGAACGCAAGCTGCTGCCCTCGCAGCTCGCGGAGCTGGAAGCCTTTTTTCGCGAGAGGATCGGCCAGGAGATCGTGCTGCTCGCCTCCGGAGACCCGTTAATGTATGGCATCGGAAAATGGGCGTTGGACCGATTTTCACAGGAACAGCTTCAGATTGTGCCCGGGATCAGCTCGATTCAATATTTATGCAGCCGCTGCGGTATTGCCATGAACGACCTGTACATTACGAGCAGTCACGGCAAGCAGCCTGACTTCGACTTTCTGCTCGCGCACTCGAAAGTGGCGATGGTCACGGACAGCAAGATTGGCCCGGCGGAAATCGCAGAGGAAATTATGCGGCGCAAGCTGCGTAAAACGCTCATTATCGGAGAAAACCTCAGCTATCCCGAGGAACGGCTACACCGGTTGAAGCCGGAGCAGGTTGAGGCTCACTATGAGATGAATGTGGTGGTGATTTTGGATGAAGGATGA
- the cbiD gene encoding cobalt-precorrin-5B (C(1))-methyltransferase CbiD, with protein sequence MADYVYYEGKKLRKGYTTGTCAAAAAKAAAAMIVKQEKIAGVTIITPNRTTLQLPVDKQQFDRHTATAAVQKDGGDDIDATHGMWIFAQVTLNASEEIRIDGGQGIGRVTQKGIAVPVGEAAINPVPRRMITAAVREEIGPNRGADVVIFAPEGEERAERTMNSRLGIIGGISILGTTGIVTPMSDEGWKQSLSIELEMKKAQGFRKIILVPGNYGERFVEEQLGIDGKYVVSMSNFVGYMLKETQRLAFEHVLMVGHFGKLIKVSAGIFTTYSKDADARAEIMVANLALAGAPLPLLQQIAACATTEAAGEIMVAEGYSEVFQTIADKVKQRAEQFLKYSKPAVDIDVITFSTDRGMLASTCDISTIKEAWP encoded by the coding sequence ATGGCAGATTACGTGTACTATGAGGGGAAAAAATTGCGCAAGGGCTATACGACAGGCACTTGCGCGGCAGCGGCGGCGAAGGCGGCAGCGGCCATGATCGTCAAGCAGGAAAAGATCGCCGGGGTGACGATCATCACGCCGAACAGAACAACCCTGCAGCTTCCGGTGGACAAGCAGCAGTTCGATCGGCATACGGCCACCGCCGCCGTCCAAAAAGACGGCGGCGATGATATCGATGCGACGCATGGCATGTGGATTTTTGCGCAGGTCACCTTGAATGCCAGCGAGGAGATCCGCATCGACGGCGGGCAAGGCATCGGGCGCGTGACGCAGAAGGGCATCGCGGTCCCGGTCGGGGAAGCGGCCATCAATCCGGTGCCGCGCCGAATGATTACTGCGGCCGTACGGGAAGAGATTGGCCCGAACCGTGGTGCGGACGTGGTGATTTTCGCGCCGGAAGGCGAAGAGCGCGCCGAGCGCACCATGAACAGCCGCCTCGGAATTATCGGCGGAATATCAATTCTGGGAACGACCGGAATTGTAACTCCGATGTCCGATGAAGGGTGGAAGCAGTCGCTGTCCATCGAGCTGGAGATGAAAAAAGCGCAGGGCTTCCGCAAAATCATTCTCGTTCCCGGGAATTACGGGGAGCGCTTCGTCGAGGAGCAGCTTGGCATCGACGGCAAATACGTGGTCTCGATGAGCAACTTCGTCGGCTACATGCTCAAGGAGACGCAGCGACTCGCGTTCGAGCATGTGCTGATGGTGGGCCATTTCGGCAAGTTGATTAAAGTGTCCGCCGGCATTTTCACCACATACAGCAAAGACGCGGATGCGCGGGCAGAGATCATGGTGGCGAACCTGGCGCTTGCCGGCGCGCCCCTTCCCCTGCTCCAGCAAATTGCGGCCTGTGCGACGACGGAAGCGGCAGGAGAAATTATGGTGGCGGAAGGGTATAGCGAGGTTTTTCAGACCATCGCGGACAAAGTGAAACAACGGGCAGAACAGTTTTTGAAATACAGCAAACCGGCGGTGGATATCGACGTCATCACGTTCTCGACGGATCGCGGAATGCTGGCTTCCACCTGTGACATCTCAACCATCAAGGAGGCATGGCCATGA
- a CDS encoding cobalt-precorrin-8 methylmutase produces MDYIKNPKRIEEKSFEIIQDIITATRPDYTFRNREEELVMKRAIHTTADFDYLDNLVFTHDALTKIRETIRQGGIIFTDTNMALSGMNKKLLEQYGCRYRCYVNEPHTAEVAQQQGITRSMAGIQLAATEEGKKLFVIGNAPTAVYQILEMAAAGELDVEAVVGVPVGFVGAAESKEALYESDIPAVVARGRKGGSNLAAAIMNAVLYAM; encoded by the coding sequence ATGGACTACATCAAAAACCCCAAGCGGATTGAAGAAAAAAGCTTTGAAATCATACAGGACATCATTACGGCAACAAGACCGGACTATACGTTCCGCAACCGGGAAGAGGAGCTGGTTATGAAGCGGGCGATTCATACGACGGCGGATTTTGATTATTTAGATAATCTCGTCTTTACGCATGATGCCTTGACGAAAATACGCGAGACGATCCGGCAGGGCGGCATCATTTTTACCGATACGAATATGGCCCTGAGCGGCATGAATAAAAAGCTGCTGGAGCAATACGGCTGCCGCTACCGCTGCTACGTCAATGAACCGCACACGGCCGAGGTGGCCCAACAGCAAGGCATCACCCGCTCGATGGCCGGGATACAGCTTGCCGCCACAGAAGAAGGCAAGAAATTGTTCGTCATCGGCAATGCGCCTACCGCTGTCTATCAAATTCTGGAGATGGCGGCTGCCGGTGAGTTGGACGTGGAGGCTGTCGTCGGTGTGCCGGTTGGATTCGTCGGGGCGGCCGAATCGAAAGAAGCGCTCTATGAAAGCGACATTCCGGCGGTCGTGGCCCGCGGGCGGAAGGGCGGAAGCAATCTGGCGGCAGCCATCATGAATGCTGTGCTGTACGCGATGTAA
- a CDS encoding methyl-accepting chemotaxis protein, with amino-acid sequence MKSGTSQKSTQVLEEKAVLAALEQSLAMIEFNIEGEVLWANQLFAQTMGYTAPELAGKHHRMFCTQQFIGSAEYDAFWENLRNGIKFQQKIARVAKNGNLVWLEATYMPVLDDTGHTVAVLKVATDITPRENAASRMKDELRLMAEDLLKRTEEGVERNQQVAAAIQRAVTDSEDNLTLLRQLEDEYKSIKGIVQMIRDFASQTHLLGLNAAIEAAHAGEHGLGFQVVAAEVRKLAEHVQEAAKEVQAAIEGIADKVGHVGGGTKNSRNAIVECQHQINLATEEFSKIGQAAENLDTQAKTLSVMV; translated from the coding sequence ATGAAAAGTGGGACGAGCCAGAAAAGTACACAAGTGCTGGAGGAGAAAGCGGTGCTGGCCGCATTAGAGCAGTCGCTCGCCATGATCGAGTTTAACATCGAGGGTGAAGTACTTTGGGCGAATCAGCTGTTTGCCCAGACAATGGGGTATACGGCGCCAGAACTTGCCGGAAAACATCACCGGATGTTTTGCACGCAACAGTTTATCGGAAGTGCAGAGTATGATGCATTTTGGGAAAATCTAAGGAACGGTATCAAGTTTCAACAGAAAATCGCCCGGGTAGCGAAAAATGGGAACCTGGTGTGGCTTGAAGCGACGTATATGCCGGTTCTGGATGATACCGGTCACACGGTAGCTGTCTTGAAGGTGGCGACCGACATCACGCCAAGGGAAAACGCCGCCTCCCGAATGAAGGACGAGCTGCGGCTGATGGCGGAAGATTTGCTGAAGCGGACGGAAGAAGGCGTGGAGCGCAACCAGCAGGTTGCGGCAGCCATTCAGCGTGCGGTGACGGACAGTGAAGACAACTTAACCCTCCTACGGCAATTGGAAGATGAATACAAGTCCATCAAAGGAATTGTTCAGATGATCCGGGATTTTGCTTCGCAAACCCACTTGCTGGGCCTGAACGCCGCGATTGAGGCGGCCCATGCCGGGGAGCATGGCCTAGGGTTCCAGGTGGTTGCCGCCGAGGTACGGAAGCTGGCGGAGCATGTCCAAGAGGCGGCCAAGGAAGTCCAAGCCGCCATCGAGGGAATCGCCGACAAGGTAGGACATGTTGGCGGGGGGACGAAGAATTCCCGGAATGCAATCGTCGAATGTCAGCATCAAATTAACCTAGCCACTGAGGAATTTTCCAAAATCGGCCAGGCAGCGGAGAACCTGGATACGCAGGCGAAAACATTGAGCGTCATGGTATAA
- a CDS encoding Rpn family recombination-promoting nuclease/putative transposase: MGTETDEHHTVHQRHDTSYRFLLSSKKLFVELLRSFVQKEWVERIDETNVQEIPHSFVLQDFKRKEADLVYRVKLNGQDVVFYLLLEMQSKVDFLMPYRLLLYQVEIWRYLMKDQEKAKGKPKTFRLPPIVPIVLYNGKRRWTASRQFRQLLTNETMFGSELLNFEYVLIDVARYTEEELLGLSNTIGSVFLLDQTADQTELLNRLGKLMHTIQQLPEDSQQQLIAWMANILSQKLPENEPQLRELIQNVKGGVSVMGLEKTLDAIKREGRREGRREGKREGVLEGKQEGKREAKEEVVKQMIAENLDPELIARVTGFSLDIIAQLREKSK, encoded by the coding sequence ATGGGGACGGAAACCGATGAACACCATACGGTACACCAACGCCACGATACGTCATACCGCTTCCTGTTGTCCAGCAAAAAACTCTTTGTCGAGTTGCTTCGCTCCTTTGTTCAAAAAGAGTGGGTAGAACGCATCGATGAAACGAATGTACAGGAAATCCCCCACTCGTTTGTTCTTCAAGACTTCAAGCGCAAGGAAGCCGATTTGGTGTACCGGGTGAAGCTGAATGGGCAAGATGTCGTGTTTTATTTATTGCTGGAAATGCAGTCCAAAGTGGACTTCCTCATGCCATACCGCCTTCTGCTTTATCAGGTTGAGATTTGGCGGTATCTTATGAAAGATCAGGAAAAAGCGAAGGGCAAGCCTAAAACATTCCGGCTGCCTCCCATTGTGCCGATTGTGCTGTACAATGGGAAGAGACGCTGGACCGCCAGTCGCCAATTTCGCCAGTTGTTAACCAATGAAACGATGTTCGGCTCGGAACTCCTGAATTTTGAATATGTCCTTATTGATGTTGCTCGATATACAGAAGAAGAGTTGTTGGGTCTTTCCAATACGATCGGTTCTGTCTTTTTGCTTGATCAGACGGCGGATCAGACGGAGTTACTGAATCGTCTCGGCAAGCTGATGCATACCATACAGCAATTGCCAGAGGACAGCCAGCAGCAATTAATCGCCTGGATGGCTAATATATTAAGTCAGAAATTGCCGGAAAATGAACCGCAGTTGCGCGAGCTTATTCAAAACGTAAAAGGAGGCGTATCGGTTATGGGGCTCGAAAAAACCTTGGATGCTATTAAGCGCGAGGGAAGACGTGAAGGCAGAAGAGAAGGTAAACGAGAAGGTGTATTAGAAGGCAAACAAGAAGGCAAGCGGGAAGCAAAAGAAGAAGTTGTTAAGCAAATGATCGCCGAAAATCTGGATCCTGAATTGATCGCCAGAGTCACGGGCTTTTCACTCGATATTATTGCACAGTTACGGGAAAAATCTAAGTGA